TGCCGACGCCCGGCGCCGCGACATGGACGCTGATCTTGCCGTAATTCGAGAAAATGGCCGGGTCGTCCCTGTTGTCGAGTGCGGCGACGGAGAGCACGTTCGGGCTGTTGTAGTTCGCCGGGTACATCGGGAAGGCGTCGTTGTCGGTGCCGTCATTGCCCGCGGCGCAGACGACCAGCGCCGACGAGGCCCGGATCGCATCCCTGTACGCCTCGCTCCCTTCGGCACCGCCGAAAGAGCAGCTGATGACGTCGGCCCCCATCGCAGTCGCGTACTTGATGGCGGCGATGGAGTGATAGACCGTGCCGTACCCCTGCGTATCGAGCACACGGACGGGCATGACCTTCGCCTCCCACATCACTCCGACAACGCCGGCGGTGTCGTTCCCGACGCCGGCAATGGTACCGGCACAGTGGGTGCCGTGCCCGTTAAAGTCCATGGGGTCGTTGTCGTCGTCGACAAAGTCCCAGCCGCGGATATCGTCGACATAGCCGTTGCCGTCGTCGTCGATGCCGTTGCCCGGTATCTCCCCGGCGTTTGTCCAGATGTTCGCCGCGAGGTCGGCGTGGGTGTACATGACCCCGCTGTCGACGACCGCGATGGTCACGTCGGACGACCCGGTGGTGACGTTCCAGGCGGCAGGGACGCTCATGTCGGCGCCCGGCGTCCCGGCCTGGTTATTGTAGTAGGCCAGCATGCCCTCGAAGCTCTGGCCGTCCTGCAGGACCTGGCCGGTGTTCTTCATGCCCCACAACCTATCAAAGTACGGGTCGTCAGGTTCTTTCAGGGCGTGCACGTAATAGTTCGGCTCGGCATATTCGACACTGGAGAGACCGGTGTAGTAGGCGACGGCCTCTTCGACGGAGACGCCGTCGGGAAGTTTCACGACCTGCATGCCGGGGACGAGGTCGCCCAGGTCGTCGGCAACGTCGGCACCGAGGGCGGCGTGGGCGTTCGCCGATGCCGAACAGAGGGACGGGCCGTCTCCTGCACCGTCGGCAAACCGTACGATGACGGTGTCTGGTTCGTACAGGGACGCATCGGGCACGACCTCGCCGCCGAAGCCCGAGCCCTGGGCCAGAGGGACGACCGACAGCAGGCAGAGGACTGCCAGGAAGGCATGAAATCCCCTGAATTGTATGAGGGGAGTATGAAAAATCATATTTGAGACATTGAAACGCATAATACCGTTTAATCAGGTGGGAGGGTTTCACATATAATTATTCTTTTTTCACACGACCTATTACATAAAATGCAATATGTATTATGCAGGGGTGTGCGCAGGTCTGCCAGGAAAAAGAATGTCGACAGAAGAGGGTGGAGACTATCACCGAAAATTAGGGAGGGGAGACGTTTTCACTTCTTCTCCCACTTATACAGTTCCTGCACCTGCGCGAGGGTGCTCCCGCGTGCGATCTCCGCCCGCACCCGCTCCTCGTTTTTCTTCACTTCGAGGGCGCGGCGGGCGATCTCGTAGGCCCGCTCCTTCGGGATGACGACGACACCGCTCTCGTCCGCGATGATCCAGTCGCCGGGCCTGACCTGCTGGCCGCAGCAGGCGATCTCGGCGTTGATCTCGCCGAAGCCTTTCGCCTCCCCGGCGTTCGGGACGCAGGCGCGGGCGAAGAGGGGGTACTGCATCGCCCTGATGTCGTCGACGTCGCGGACGGCGCCGTCGATGATGACGCCGGCGACACCCTGGACCTTTGCCGAGTGGGTGGCGAGTTCGCCCCAGGGGGCGACATGGGTCCGGCCGTCGTTGTTGATCACCAGGACGTCTCCGGGACGACAGAGGTCGATCGCCTCCACAGGCTTTGCCCAGTCGCCCGCAAAGGTCTGGACAGTCACCGCGGGGCCGGCGAACTTCACGCCCCTGGTGAGGGGGAAAAGGCCGGTCATCGCCCCTTTCCGGTGCATGGCGTCGGTGACGTTGGGCGCCGAGACCTGCATCAGGAGGGACCTGATCTCCTCGTCGGGGGACGCCTTCTTCTCGGGGACGATCGAGGGGTCGTCGATCGCCGCCCTGATCTTCTTCGCCGAGCTTTCGACGTCGCCAGACTTGACGATCCAGCCGCCGACGATGACGATATCGGCCCCGGCCCGCACGGCCTCGGCCGCGGTCGCCGCGTCGAGGCCGCCCGCGACCGCGAGCTGGATGGAGACCGATCCTGCAAGGGTGCGGAGGAGGTCGACCGAACTCCTGCCGAGCATCTGCTGGTCGATCCCGACATGGGCGTTGACGATGTCGACGCCGAGGACTTCGAGGTCCTTCGCCCGCCCCACCGGGTCGGCGACATGGATCAGGTCGGCCATGATCTTCACGCCGTACAGCCGTGCCGCCCGGACGCATTCGGCGATGACCGAGTCGTCGGCGTCGGCAAGGACGCAGACGATGTTCGCCCCGGCCTTGGCCGCCATCTCAACTTCCATCGTGCCGGTGTCGGCGATCTTCATGTCCGCAACGATCACCTGGTGGGGGAAGGCGCTGCGGAGTTCGCGCACCGCCGCCATTCCCTCGCTCTTGATCAGAGGGGTGCCCACCTCGATCCAGTCGGCGCCGCCCGCGACCGCTTCCCTCGCGATCCGGGCGGCCCGGTGCAGTTCGAGGATATCGAGCGCCACCTGGAGCGTCGGACGTGTCATGCCTGAAAATGGGGCCGCGAAGGTGTTAAGACTTGCTTCGGCCTTGACAATGCAGGCGTCACCAATAAGAGGCAGTCCCGTAAACCAGTAGAAGAGAACACATCGAGGAATGGTCATGATCAAACTCGTCCTATTACGGCATGGTGAGAGTGTCTGGAACAGGGAAAACCGGTTCACCGGGTGGACCGACGTCGACCTCTCGGAAAAAGGGGTGGAGGAGGCGCACGAAGCAGGCCGCGTCCTGCGGGAGGAGGGCTACACCTTCGACTGCGCCTTCACCTCGGTCCTGAAGAGGGCGGTCCGCACTCTCTGGATCGTCCTCGACGAGACCGACCTGATGTGGATCCCGGTGACGCGCTCCTGGCGGCTGAACGAGCGCCACTACGGCGCCCTCCAGGGCCTGAACAAGGCCGAGATGGCGGCGAAGTACGGCGACGAGCAGGTCTTCATCTGGCGGCGGAGTTATGCGACGCAGCCGCCGGCGCTCGACCGGGACGACGACCGCCACCCGGCCCACGACCGCCGGTACGCGGGGATCCCTGAGGCCGCGGCCACGGGGACGGAGTGTCTGAAGGACACGGTCGGACGTTTCCTCCCGTACTGGGAGGAGGAGATCGTCCCGGCCCTGAAGGCGGGGAAGAGGGTGCTCATCGCCGCCCACGGGAACTCTCTCCGGGCCCTCGTGAAGCACCTCGACGCCATCCCGGACGACGAGATCGCGCACCTGAACATCCCGACAGGCATCCCCCTGGTCTACGAACTCGACGACGACCTGACGCCCCTGCGCCACTACTACCTCGGCGACCCGGCGAAGGTGAAGGCGGCGATCGAGGGCGTCAAGAAGCAGGGGACGGCAAAAAAATAATTTCTCTTTTTTTCGGTCCTGCCGGAACCACCCGACAGGTCAAAAAGATCCGGACGTCCCCGACCGCGGTCAGGGGAGGGGTCGCATGAATAGTATAGGGTATCAAAAAAGGGGCCTGGTGTGGTGTTCCAGAGATCCCCGCACAAAAGGACGTGCCACCTATGCCAGCTGATACTGCCGCTGAATGAGCTGCATCCCCCCGTCCTCAAGGAAGTTGTCCAGAAATATGTTCTGCACAAGTTCCCAGCCCTCCAGTTCCGTCTCCTCCTTTTCGGTCGGGAAGTAGAGCCAGAGGCGTTCTTTTCCCACCCTGAAGAGACAGAACCGCCGTCCTTCCTTGTAGAAGGTGACAAGGCCTTTCCCGGTTCTGTTGAGCGGCGACACCACAGGATCATACCCCACGGTGAAGGTGACGCCGCCGCCCAGGGCGAGCGTCCGGTCGAAGAGGTCGAGAGCAATTTTCCGGTAGACCGGGCTCTCCGGGAGCTCCACCCTCCCTTCGAAGTCAGATGAGTCGCGTGAGTGGATGCCGGCGTCATAGGCCTCGTAGAAATCGAGCAGACGCTCGATCACATCGGAGAAGGAGTCCCGCACCGTGCCGAGGGCCTTGAGGCGGGCGTACTCCTGTTCCCTGACGCGGACCGTCCTCGTCTCCATCGCCCGTCCGGCCGCGACCTGTTCGATTGCCGATTCAGTCATAGAGTTTTTCCCCCTTGCACCGAAGTGCACATCCCTCTCTGTGCACAAATAATAAAAAAGTATCGAAACGTGTGAACAATAAACACGACATCAGATATGGGTAACACCGCGGGGCGGCGGCAGAGGGAGATAATGAGGCACGAAAGAGGCTGAAAAAGGGAGGAGAAACTTTCACCGTTCCCGCCGCCACCGGTCCAGGGCGGTGCAGAAGGCCCGGGCAAAGCGCTCCGTCATGTAGGCATGGCTGTAGCCGGCAAGGACGGCGTGCTCGGAAAGGCCGTCCCGCCCGTCGCCTATCCCTTTGCCGCGGGCGAGGCGGAGAGCGAAGCGGGCGTCGGCCGCCGGGTCGACGGAGGAGTAGTGGAACTCGTGGCCCCTGAAGGTGAGGCCGGCAGGGAGGAGGGGGGAGGTGCCGGTGCACTCGGCCTCCACGTAGCCGAGGGCCTGGAAACGCGTATTCATCCGGGCGTCGGCCGGGAGGACGCCGGCCATGGGATAGTCTGCGTCGGAGGAGAGGCGTTCGCAGAGATAGATGAGGCCGCCGCACTCGGCATAGACGGGCATTCCGTCCGCCGCGGCGGTCCCGACCGCACATGTGCAGGGGGCGCGGGAGAGGGCCGCCGCGTGGAGTTCGGGGTAACCGCCGCCGAGGTACAGGCCGTCGACGTCGGGGAGGGGGTCGACGAGAGGGGAGAAAAAGACCAGGTCGGCTCCGGCACGCCGCAGGAGGTCGAGGTTGTCCTGGTAGTAGAAGCAGAAGGCGGCGTCACGCGCCACGCCGAGGCGGACGCGGGGGGAGTCGCCGGCGGCGGCCGGGGCCGGGACGGCCGCGGGGACCGAGGCGGCCGCGGCGATGAGGGCGTCAAGGTCGCAGTGTTCCTCGCAGACCGCACCGAAGGCGGCCATGCTCGCCTCTCCGGCCATCGCAAGGCCGAGGTGGCGGCTGGAGACGGCCTTCGCCTTCTCTGTCGGCACCCAGCCCAGGGCCGGGACGGAGAGTTCTTCCTCGATCATCTGCCTGTGGCGGGGGCTCCCGACCCTGTTGAAGATCACGCCGGCAAAATGCACCGCGGGGTCGAAGGAGGTGTAGCCGCGGACGAGGGCGTGGGCGCTCCGCGACATGCCGCCGACGTCGGCAACGAGCACCACCGGCGCTCCGAGGGCCTTCGCCACGTGCGCGGTGGAGCCGAGGTCGCCGCCCTCCAGGCCGTCGTACAGCCCCATCACGCCCTCGATGACGGCGATGTCCGCGCCTGCCGATGCCGATGCGAAGGTCCGCACCACGCCCTCCTCCCCCATCATGAAGGGGTCGAGGTTCCTGCAGGGGCGGCCGCAGATCGCGGTGTGGTGCGAGGGGTCGATGAAGTCCGGGCCGACCTTGAAGGGCTGGACGACGAGGCCACGCGCCCGCAGCGCCGCCATGACGCCGCACGCGAGGGTGGTCTTGCCGCAGCCGGAGTGGGTGCCTGCGATGACGATTGCCGGGATCATGCCGGTGGATCTTGGCGAGGAAGAAAAATGAAGGTATGGTTTTTTTCGGCCTCCGCACACTCGACGGTTCAGTCTTGATCAGGAGAGGGGAATGTTGGGGAGGTGGGGCGAAGGGGCGAGCGAGGCATGGCAGGGTCCCTTACAATTCCCACAGAAAAAGAGTGAAAAAGATCAAAACTCACGTCAGTTCATAAAAATTATTCAGATGCGAGCAGAGCGACCGCAGGAACCGCGCCCCGGACAACGACTCATCAGGCTCAGAATAATTCCCGGCCTTCATCTTCTCTTCCTTGTCTGCCAGCAGATAGCACACCTCAGAATAGACCCGCTCCCGCACCAGCCTTAAACAGGTCTGATGATAGCGTTCACCATAGGAGGCGTTCTTAAACTCAGGGAAGACCTCGAAGTGCGGTTCGTTATTTCTCACGCTCTTCCGGGACTTCTCACAGTCCTCCAGCAGGAGCAGATACCCCAACCACGGAGACGGCGAGGTCCTGAACGCACCCTCACGGTAGGCCGTCCAGAGGTCATGTGCACTCCCCAGCACTTCCTCAGTCCTGTTGTTGATGGTGTTCCCGAAAGACGGCCCTTTCTGAGACTTCAGTTCGAGAACAGCAACCAGTTCCTTCTTCCCGTCAGGATGGTGTTTGACGACAAGCAGGTCCCCCGGTTATTCTGGTCCTCTGCCTGCGACGCCCGCGTATCCCAGAAATACCGCACAGCGTCGGAAAAATAATCGTCCCGTAAAATATCTCGAAGAATTCGGTCATTCACCATGGTTATGCCTCACTCAGAACAATCGAGACTGTTTAACCTGATGAATAAACCGATCA
This window of the Methanofollis ethanolicus genome carries:
- the hxlA gene encoding 3-hexulose-6-phosphate synthase, giving the protein MTRPTLQVALDILELHRAARIAREAVAGGADWIEVGTPLIKSEGMAAVRELRSAFPHQVIVADMKIADTGTMEVEMAAKAGANIVCVLADADDSVIAECVRAARLYGVKIMADLIHVADPVGRAKDLEVLGVDIVNAHVGIDQQMLGRSSVDLLRTLAGSVSIQLAVAGGLDAATAAEAVRAGADIVIVGGWIVKSGDVESSAKKIRAAIDDPSIVPEKKASPDEEIRSLLMQVSAPNVTDAMHRKGAMTGLFPLTRGVKFAGPAVTVQTFAGDWAKPVEAIDLCRPGDVLVINNDGRTHVAPWGELATHSAKVQGVAGVIIDGAVRDVDDIRAMQYPLFARACVPNAGEAKGFGEINAEIACCGQQVRPGDWIIADESGVVVIPKERAYEIARRALEVKKNEERVRAEIARGSTLAQVQELYKWEKK
- a CDS encoding S8 family serine peptidase, translated to MIFHTPLIQFRGFHAFLAVLCLLSVVPLAQGSGFGGEVVPDASLYEPDTVIVRFADGAGDGPSLCSASANAHAALGADVADDLGDLVPGMQVVKLPDGVSVEEAVAYYTGLSSVEYAEPNYYVHALKEPDDPYFDRLWGMKNTGQVLQDGQSFEGMLAYYNNQAGTPGADMSVPAAWNVTTGSSDVTIAVVDSGVMYTHADLAANIWTNAGEIPGNGIDDDGNGYVDDIRGWDFVDDDNDPMDFNGHGTHCAGTIAGVGNDTAGVVGVMWEAKVMPVRVLDTQGYGTVYHSIAAIKYATAMGADVISCSFGGAEGSEAYRDAIRASSALVVCAAGNDGTDNDAFPMYPANYNSPNVLSVAALDNRDDPAIFSNYGKISVHVAAPGVGILSTVPVWSAAYQDDITESSAAAWNVLSYLESDNWSGGYMGGTDRYALGVSGVNVSLTYSDTPFTDLEDTALEFVTAYALREGTDKLQVLVSTTDFRNYPSYDDMIHNESCYIADVVTGSSHGEIVSRVVGLDRYGTMLGGDPLYIGYLYYSKNPGSFAWLDSFTITRYTDPEEGYAFYSGTSMATPMVSGTAGLIKSVNRSLTAEETKQILIDSVDRIPSLDGKISSGGRVNASRAVLMARATLPSITTRDLNGNGVEADIGDVAYVYSCARDTASEPDLRADYAEPYGVVDLADATYISDLYVGVVVPPGR
- a CDS encoding cobyrinate a,c-diamide synthase, whose protein sequence is MIPAIVIAGTHSGCGKTTLACGVMAALRARGLVVQPFKVGPDFIDPSHHTAICGRPCRNLDPFMMGEEGVVRTFASASAGADIAVIEGVMGLYDGLEGGDLGSTAHVAKALGAPVVLVADVGGMSRSAHALVRGYTSFDPAVHFAGVIFNRVGSPRHRQMIEEELSVPALGWVPTEKAKAVSSRHLGLAMAGEASMAAFGAVCEEHCDLDALIAAAASVPAAVPAPAAAGDSPRVRLGVARDAAFCFYYQDNLDLLRRAGADLVFFSPLVDPLPDVDGLYLGGGYPELHAAALSRAPCTCAVGTAAADGMPVYAECGGLIYLCERLSSDADYPMAGVLPADARMNTRFQALGYVEAECTGTSPLLPAGLTFRGHEFHYSSVDPAADARFALRLARGKGIGDGRDGLSEHAVLAGYSHAYMTERFARAFCTALDRWRRER
- the gpmA gene encoding 2,3-diphosphoglycerate-dependent phosphoglycerate mutase → MIKLVLLRHGESVWNRENRFTGWTDVDLSEKGVEEAHEAGRVLREEGYTFDCAFTSVLKRAVRTLWIVLDETDLMWIPVTRSWRLNERHYGALQGLNKAEMAAKYGDEQVFIWRRSYATQPPALDRDDDRHPAHDRRYAGIPEAAATGTECLKDTVGRFLPYWEEEIVPALKAGKRVLIAAHGNSLRALVKHLDAIPDDEIAHLNIPTGIPLVYELDDDLTPLRHYYLGDPAKVKAAIEGVKKQGTAKK
- a CDS encoding PaeR7I family type II restriction endonuclease — encoded protein: MLVVKHHPDGKKELVAVLELKSQKGPSFGNTINNRTEEVLGSAHDLWTAYREGAFRTSPSPWLGYLLLLEDCEKSRKSVRNNEPHFEVFPEFKNASYGERYHQTCLRLVRERVYSEVCYLLADKEEKMKAGNYSEPDESLSGARFLRSLCSHLNNFYELT